Proteins encoded in a region of the Polyodon spathula isolate WHYD16114869_AA chromosome 9, ASM1765450v1, whole genome shotgun sequence genome:
- the LOC121320981 gene encoding ADP-ribosylation factor-like protein 6 isoform X1: MGLFDKLAGWLGIKKKEVHVLCLGLDNSGKTTIINKLKPSNAQTQDIVPTIGFSIEKFKTSSLSFTVFDMSGQGRYRNLWEHYYKEGQAIIFVIDSSDTLRMVVAKEELDTLLNHPDIKRRRMPILFFANKMDLRDALSSVKVSQLLCLENIKDKPWHICASDALKGEGLQEGVDWLQDQIRMMKT; the protein is encoded by the exons ATGGGGCTTTTTGACAAGCTTGCTGGGTGGCTGGGCATAAAGAAGAAAGAGGTTCATGTGCTGTGCCTTGGTCTGGACAACAGTGGAAAAACTACCatcattaataaattaaaacCTTCAAAT GCTCAAACACAAGACATAGTTCCAACCATTGGCTTCAGTATTGAGAAGTTTAAGACTTCcag CTTATCGTTCACAGTGTTTGATATGTCTGGTCAAGGAAGATACAGAAACCTCTGGGAGCATTATTATAA GGAAGGCCAGGCTATAATATTTGTTATTGACAGCAGTGACACGTTAAGAATGGTTGTTGCCAAAGAAGAACTTGATACCCTCCTAAATCATCCAG ataTTAAACGCCGACGGATgcctattttgttttttgcaaacaaGATGGACCTCAGAGATGCTTTGTCTTCGGTGAAGGTTTCTCAATTGCTATGTCTTGAGAACATCAAAGATAAACCCTGGCATATCTG tgccAGTGATGCTCTAAAAGGGGAAGGTCTTCAAGAAGGTGTAGACTGGCTTCAGG
- the LOC121320981 gene encoding ADP-ribosylation factor-like protein 6 isoform X2 — MGLFDKLAGWLGIKKKEVHVLCLGLDNSGKTTIINKLKPSNAQTQDIVPTIGFSIEKFKTSSLSFTVFDMSGQGRYRNLWEHYYNSDTLRMVVAKEELDTLLNHPDIKRRRMPILFFANKMDLRDALSSVKVSQLLCLENIKDKPWHICASDALKGEGLQEGVDWLQDQIRMMKT; from the exons ATGGGGCTTTTTGACAAGCTTGCTGGGTGGCTGGGCATAAAGAAGAAAGAGGTTCATGTGCTGTGCCTTGGTCTGGACAACAGTGGAAAAACTACCatcattaataaattaaaacCTTCAAAT GCTCAAACACAAGACATAGTTCCAACCATTGGCTTCAGTATTGAGAAGTTTAAGACTTCcag CTTATCGTTCACAGTGTTTGATATGTCTGGTCAAGGAAGATACAGAAACCTCTGGGAGCATTATTATAA CAGTGACACGTTAAGAATGGTTGTTGCCAAAGAAGAACTTGATACCCTCCTAAATCATCCAG ataTTAAACGCCGACGGATgcctattttgttttttgcaaacaaGATGGACCTCAGAGATGCTTTGTCTTCGGTGAAGGTTTCTCAATTGCTATGTCTTGAGAACATCAAAGATAAACCCTGGCATATCTG tgccAGTGATGCTCTAAAAGGGGAAGGTCTTCAAGAAGGTGTAGACTGGCTTCAGG